In one Aromatoleum aromaticum EbN1 genomic region, the following are encoded:
- a CDS encoding tetratricopeptide repeat protein has product MNRTLSLLTAGLGLAIAFAFPAFAQTADAEADAPSAESTGIPGQTLTAQMLYTFLLAEIAGARGEIGISVQAYLDLAQRTRDPRIARRAVEIALFARNLSAATEAARIWIDVEPESAEARRVMAGILSGGSGQLEQVQIQLARLLAESPDQIENHLMGLNRAFARIDDKQAVKGIIDRLTEPYLDLPEAQFARAQAAIAADDAIASLAAIDLALGLRPDWELAILFKAQLLAQSDSPDAALQLIKEHIDRHPESQNARVAYARGLVSARRFEAARDEFRKLLDNAPNDRDLMYAVGLLSAQLDDFDAAAPLLEQALNAGHPEADGIRLNLGQIAERRDDSEGALRWYRTVEHGRHHTDAQIRIAALLAQQGKLQQAREHLQSVQAGPDTIKRLRLAEAQLLRAEGREAEALELIDGELRKAPEDPDLLYESSMLAEQLGQLDVMEGRLRKLISLQPDHAHAYNALGYSLADRGLRLDEAEALIGRALELTPGDPFILDSMGWVNFRQGDAATALAHLEKAYSLHPDPEIAAHLGEVLWSLNRQADATRIWNEALQAHPDSTVLKNIMQRFGQR; this is encoded by the coding sequence ATGAATCGCACTCTTTCCCTGCTCACTGCCGGCCTCGGGCTGGCGATCGCGTTTGCGTTCCCGGCATTCGCCCAGACGGCCGACGCCGAAGCTGATGCCCCCTCGGCGGAGTCGACCGGCATTCCCGGGCAGACACTGACTGCGCAGATGCTGTACACATTCCTGCTGGCCGAGATTGCCGGGGCCCGCGGCGAAATCGGCATCTCGGTGCAAGCCTACCTCGATCTGGCGCAACGCACGCGCGACCCGCGCATCGCGCGGCGCGCAGTCGAAATCGCGCTGTTCGCGCGCAACCTGTCCGCCGCCACCGAAGCTGCCAGGATCTGGATCGACGTCGAGCCCGAGTCCGCCGAAGCCCGGCGCGTGATGGCCGGAATTCTCTCCGGCGGCAGCGGGCAGCTCGAGCAGGTGCAGATCCAGCTCGCGCGCCTGCTGGCAGAGTCGCCGGACCAGATCGAAAACCACCTGATGGGGCTCAACCGCGCATTCGCGCGCATCGACGACAAGCAGGCGGTGAAAGGCATCATCGACCGCCTGACCGAACCGTACCTCGACCTCCCCGAGGCGCAATTCGCCCGCGCCCAAGCCGCGATCGCCGCCGACGACGCGATCGCATCGCTCGCCGCGATCGACCTCGCGCTCGGGCTTCGCCCGGATTGGGAGCTTGCGATCCTGTTCAAGGCGCAGCTGCTGGCGCAGTCCGATTCGCCCGACGCGGCGCTGCAGCTCATCAAGGAGCATATCGACCGTCACCCCGAGAGCCAGAACGCGCGCGTTGCCTACGCGCGGGGCCTTGTTTCGGCACGCCGCTTCGAGGCGGCACGCGACGAGTTCCGCAAGCTCCTCGACAACGCGCCAAACGATCGCGACCTGATGTACGCGGTCGGCCTTCTGTCGGCCCAGCTCGACGATTTCGACGCCGCCGCGCCACTGCTCGAGCAGGCGCTGAACGCCGGCCATCCGGAAGCGGACGGTATCCGCCTCAACCTCGGCCAGATCGCCGAACGCCGCGACGACAGCGAAGGCGCGCTGCGCTGGTACCGCACAGTCGAGCACGGACGCCACCACACCGACGCCCAGATCCGCATCGCGGCGCTGCTCGCGCAACAGGGGAAACTGCAGCAGGCGCGCGAACATCTGCAGTCGGTGCAGGCCGGACCCGACACGATCAAGCGGCTGCGGCTCGCCGAAGCGCAACTGCTGCGGGCCGAAGGGCGCGAAGCCGAAGCGCTCGAACTCATCGACGGCGAACTGCGCAAGGCGCCTGAAGACCCGGACCTGCTCTACGAGTCGTCGATGCTCGCCGAACAGCTCGGGCAGCTCGACGTCATGGAAGGGCGCCTGCGCAAGCTCATCTCCCTGCAGCCCGACCACGCCCACGCCTACAACGCGCTCGGGTATTCGCTGGCCGACCGCGGACTGCGCCTCGACGAAGCCGAAGCGCTGATCGGCCGCGCGCTGGAACTGACGCCCGGCGATCCCTTCATCCTCGACAGCATGGGCTGGGTCAACTTCCGGCAGGGCGACGCGGCCACGGCGCTCGCACATCTCGAAAAAGCCTACAGCCTGCATCCCGACCCCGAAATCGCCGCCCACTTGGGCGAGGTATTGTGGAGCCTGAACCGCCAGGCCGACGCCACGCGGATCTGGAACGAAGCCTTGCAGGCTCACCCCGACAGCACGGTGTTGAAGAACATCATGCAGCGTTTCGGCCAGCGATGA
- a CDS encoding outer membrane lipoprotein LolB: MNRPLAGFVAIAALTTVALTGCAIQPAPPAATVAPRPIASAFELEGRISATDGERAANGGLQWFHSPAVDEWTVLSPLGQIVGQLVTSAESARLRTADGRVEHSDDAAGMLHRLLGVAAPLDGLAYWVQAAARPDARVLGTDERGRPARITDAGWTIDYVEYAGAAVDAVPRRIDAHWGDARIRLIIDQWTPLN, translated from the coding sequence ATGAACCGGCCTCTTGCAGGGTTTGTGGCGATCGCGGCGCTCACGACCGTCGCGCTGACCGGCTGCGCGATCCAGCCCGCCCCGCCGGCGGCGACAGTCGCGCCGCGGCCGATCGCCTCCGCGTTCGAACTCGAAGGCCGCATTTCGGCGACCGATGGCGAGCGCGCTGCGAACGGCGGGTTGCAGTGGTTTCATTCGCCGGCCGTGGACGAATGGACCGTCCTGAGCCCGCTCGGCCAGATCGTCGGCCAACTCGTCACGTCCGCGGAAAGCGCCCGACTACGCACCGCTGACGGGCGCGTCGAGCACAGCGACGACGCCGCTGGCATGCTGCACCGGTTGCTCGGTGTCGCCGCACCGCTCGACGGGCTTGCCTACTGGGTGCAGGCGGCGGCACGCCCTGACGCCCGCGTGCTCGGCACAGATGAGCGGGGCCGTCCGGCGCGCATCACCGACGCCGGCTGGACGATCGACTACGTCGAATATGCCGGCGCTGCGGTCGACGCGGTGCCACGCCGGATCGATGCCCACTGGGGCGACGCCCGTATCCGGCTTATCATCGATCAATGGACACCGCTGAACTGA
- the ispE gene encoding 4-(cytidine 5'-diphospho)-2-C-methyl-D-erythritol kinase produces the protein MDTAELTRLADCPAPAKLNLFLHVIGRRPDGYHLLQTAFRLLDWGDALSFELRHDGVVARATDLPGVSAEHDLVVRAARLLQSYTGCRLGADIRVDKRLPMGGGLGGGSSDAATTLIALNRLWRTGVRGEELTALGLRLGADVPFFIFGRDAFAEGVGDELRPLDLPPAWYVVVAPPVTVPTVEIFAAGELTRDTEPIKITDFAASTTRNDLQAVACSRYPEIGAAIDWLAQFAPARMTGSGACVFAQVASEDDAERIVASCPGSYRAWKARSVMQHPLRGWVG, from the coding sequence ATGGACACCGCTGAACTGACCCGTCTCGCCGATTGCCCGGCGCCGGCGAAGCTGAACCTCTTCCTGCATGTCATCGGGCGCCGTCCGGATGGCTACCACCTGCTGCAAACGGCGTTTCGCCTGCTCGACTGGGGCGACGCGCTGTCGTTCGAGCTGCGCCATGACGGCGTCGTCGCACGCGCCACCGATCTTCCCGGCGTTTCTGCCGAGCATGACCTCGTCGTGCGCGCCGCGCGGCTGCTGCAGTCATACACCGGCTGCCGCCTCGGCGCCGACATCCGCGTCGACAAGCGACTGCCGATGGGTGGCGGTCTCGGCGGCGGCAGTTCGGACGCCGCGACGACGCTGATCGCGCTGAACCGTCTGTGGCGCACCGGCGTCCGCGGTGAAGAGCTCACCGCGCTCGGGCTGCGGCTCGGCGCCGACGTCCCGTTTTTCATCTTCGGCCGCGACGCGTTCGCCGAAGGCGTCGGCGACGAACTGCGCCCGCTCGACCTCCCGCCAGCCTGGTACGTCGTCGTCGCGCCGCCGGTCACGGTACCCACCGTGGAAATTTTTGCAGCAGGGGAGTTGACGCGGGATACCGAACCCATCAAAATTACGGACTTCGCAGCGAGCACCACTCGTAACGATCTGCAAGCAGTTGCCTGCAGCCGTTATCCCGAGATCGGTGCAGCAATCGACTGGCTGGCGCAGTTTGCGCCGGCGCGAATGACCGGTTCGGGCGCCTGCGTATTTGCGCAGGTGGCAAGCGAGGACGACGCCGAACGCATCGTCGCAAGCTGCCCGGGGTCGTACCGGGCATGGAAAGCGCGCAGCGTGATGCAGCATCCGCTTCGTGGCTGGGTCGGTTGA
- a CDS encoding ribose-phosphate pyrophosphokinase, translated as MAYGSLMVFTGNANPKLAADVVRRLGISIGAATVGRFSDGEVNIELLENVRGKDIFVLQPTCSPTNENLMELLVLVDALKRASAGRITAAIPYFGYARQDRRPRSARVPITAKVVANMLQAVGVQRLLTMDLHADQIQGFFDIAVDNVYAAPVLLADLDKQKYDDLLVVSPDVGGVVRARAFAKRMECDLAIIDKRRPKANVSEVMNIIGEVKDRTCVIMDDIVDTAGTLCKAATALKANGARRVLSYCTHAVLSGSAAARIADSDLDELVVTDTIPLRDDAKACPRIRQVSVASLLADTVLRISNEESVSSLFME; from the coding sequence ATGGCCTACGGCAGCCTGATGGTCTTCACCGGCAACGCCAACCCCAAGCTTGCCGCGGACGTCGTTCGCAGACTGGGCATTTCGATCGGGGCGGCCACGGTGGGCCGGTTCTCCGACGGTGAAGTCAATATCGAACTGCTCGAAAACGTCCGCGGCAAGGACATCTTCGTGCTGCAGCCGACCTGCTCGCCGACGAACGAGAACCTGATGGAACTGCTGGTCCTCGTCGATGCGCTCAAGCGCGCGTCCGCAGGCCGCATCACCGCCGCGATCCCGTACTTCGGCTACGCCCGCCAGGATCGCCGCCCGCGCTCGGCGCGCGTGCCGATCACCGCGAAAGTCGTCGCCAACATGCTGCAGGCCGTCGGGGTGCAGCGCCTCCTGACGATGGACCTGCACGCCGACCAGATCCAGGGCTTTTTCGACATCGCGGTCGACAACGTCTATGCCGCACCGGTACTGCTCGCCGACCTCGACAAGCAGAAATACGACGACCTCCTGGTCGTGTCGCCCGACGTCGGCGGCGTCGTGCGCGCCCGCGCATTCGCGAAGCGCATGGAATGCGATCTGGCGATCATCGACAAGCGCCGCCCGAAGGCGAACGTGTCCGAAGTGATGAACATCATCGGCGAGGTCAAGGATCGCACCTGTGTGATCATGGACGACATCGTCGACACCGCCGGCACGCTGTGCAAGGCTGCGACCGCGCTGAAGGCAAACGGCGCCCGCCGCGTCCTGTCGTACTGCACCCACGCGGTGCTGTCGGGGTCGGCAGCGGCGCGTATCGCCGATTCCGATCTCGACGAGCTGGTCGTCACGGACACCATCCCGCTGCGCGACGACGCCAAAGCCTGTCCGCGCATCCGCCAGGTCTCGGTCGCCTCGCTGCTCGCCGACACCGTGCTGCGGATCAGCAACGAGGAATCGGTCAGCTCGCTGTTCATGGAATGA
- a CDS encoding 50S ribosomal protein L25/general stress protein Ctc, with protein MQIVFKATQRVEQGTGASRRLRRAGQIPGIIYGADTDAQAITVDHNELYHLLKKETFHASVLMIELEGAKHTVVLRDVQWHPYKQQVLHLDFQRIDAGHQLHLKVPLHFINNDTNPAVKLGGCMISHTMTELDIACLPANLPEFIEVDLQSLEAGQSIHVSQLKLPEGVEAVHHGEGDPVVATALTVKGGAAEATEGEVAA; from the coding sequence ATGCAAATCGTATTCAAGGCCACCCAGCGCGTGGAACAGGGCACGGGTGCGAGCCGCCGCCTGCGTCGCGCCGGCCAGATCCCCGGCATCATCTACGGTGCCGACACCGACGCCCAAGCGATCACTGTCGACCACAACGAGCTCTACCACCTGCTGAAGAAGGAAACTTTCCACGCTTCGGTGCTGATGATCGAGCTCGAAGGGGCAAAGCACACCGTCGTGCTGCGCGACGTCCAGTGGCATCCGTACAAGCAGCAAGTGCTGCACCTCGACTTCCAGCGCATCGATGCAGGCCACCAGCTCCACCTGAAGGTGCCGCTGCACTTCATCAACAACGACACCAACCCTGCGGTCAAGCTCGGCGGCTGCATGATCTCGCACACGATGACCGAACTCGACATCGCGTGCCTGCCGGCGAACCTGCCTGAATTCATCGAAGTCGACCTGCAGAGTCTCGAAGCCGGCCAGTCGATCCACGTCTCGCAACTCAAGCTGCCCGAAGGCGTCGAGGCCGTCCACCACGGCGAAGGCGACCCGGTCGTCGCGACCGCGCTGACCGTCAAGGGCGGTGCAGCCGAAGCCACGGAAGGCGAAGTCGCGGCCTGA
- the pth gene encoding aminoacyl-tRNA hydrolase, with amino-acid sequence MSAAAPRLVVGLGNPGAEYTETRHNAGFRFCERLADKLGVRFSHESRFHGFVANARDAGVWLLMPQTYMNRSGQAVGALARFYRIAPAEILVVHDELDIPPGQLRLKFGGGLGGHNGLKDTSAHLATNDYWRLRIGIGHPGDRNEVVNYVLKPARREEQGQIDEALDRALAAWPMIARGEWNAATTRLNARPAALK; translated from the coding sequence ATGAGCGCCGCAGCTCCGCGCCTTGTCGTCGGCCTCGGCAATCCCGGTGCCGAATACACCGAAACCCGGCACAACGCCGGGTTTCGGTTTTGTGAGCGGCTCGCCGACAAGCTCGGAGTGCGCTTCAGCCACGAGTCGCGTTTTCATGGCTTCGTCGCCAATGCACGCGACGCCGGCGTGTGGCTGCTGATGCCGCAGACCTACATGAACCGCTCGGGCCAGGCGGTCGGGGCGTTGGCGCGCTTCTACCGCATCGCACCAGCCGAGATTCTCGTCGTGCATGACGAGCTCGACATTCCTCCGGGCCAGTTGCGCCTGAAATTCGGCGGCGGACTCGGGGGCCACAACGGACTCAAGGACACGTCTGCCCACCTCGCCACCAACGATTACTGGCGGCTGCGCATCGGTATCGGCCATCCCGGCGACCGCAACGAAGTCGTGAATTACGTGCTGAAACCCGCGCGCCGCGAAGAACAGGGGCAGATCGACGAAGCGCTCGACCGCGCGCTCGCCGCATGGCCGATGATCGCGCGCGGCGAATGGAACGCTGCCACCACCCGCCTCAACGCCCGCCCGGCGGCACTGAAGTAG
- the queA gene encoding tRNA preQ1(34) S-adenosylmethionine ribosyltransferase-isomerase QueA — protein MSLTLDDFDYLLPPELIAQAPLAERCASRLLVLDGERLDDRGFCDLPELVQPGDLLVFNDTRVIHARLYGTKETGGHIEVLIERAIGPHEALAQVRASKSPRAGSRLRLADAFDVTVLGRVGEFFHLRFPDSHDVLDLLEHHGKLPLPPYIDRSADEHDESRYQTVYARERGSVAAPTAGLHFDQPMLAELAKKGVHGAWLTLHVGAGTFQPVRVNDLGEHRMHRERYVIPQETVAAIAATRAAGRRVIAVGTTSLRALEGAAQDGPLEAGTGETELFILPGYRFQVVDALITNFHLPKSTLLMLVSAFAGLEPMRRAYTHAVGHSYRFFSYGDAMFITHRNDAI, from the coding sequence ATGTCACTGACTCTCGACGATTTCGATTACCTACTCCCGCCCGAACTGATCGCCCAGGCGCCGCTCGCCGAGCGCTGCGCCAGCCGCCTGCTGGTGCTCGACGGCGAGCGCCTCGACGATCGCGGTTTCTGCGACCTGCCCGAACTGGTGCAGCCTGGCGATCTGCTGGTATTCAATGACACACGAGTCATCCACGCGCGCCTGTACGGTACGAAGGAAACCGGCGGCCACATCGAAGTCCTCATCGAACGCGCGATCGGCCCGCACGAAGCGCTCGCCCAGGTCCGCGCGAGCAAGTCGCCGCGCGCCGGCAGCCGCCTGCGCCTGGCCGACGCGTTCGACGTCACGGTGCTCGGCCGCGTCGGCGAATTCTTCCACCTGCGCTTTCCCGACAGCCACGACGTCCTCGATCTGCTAGAACACCACGGCAAGCTGCCGCTGCCGCCGTACATCGACCGCAGTGCCGACGAGCACGATGAATCGCGCTACCAGACCGTGTATGCGCGCGAGCGCGGTTCGGTCGCGGCACCGACCGCCGGGCTTCATTTCGACCAGCCGATGCTCGCTGAACTGGCGAAGAAAGGCGTGCACGGTGCATGGCTGACGCTGCACGTCGGCGCCGGCACTTTCCAGCCGGTACGCGTCAATGACCTGGGCGAGCACCGCATGCACCGCGAACGCTACGTGATACCGCAGGAAACCGTGGCTGCGATCGCCGCGACGCGCGCCGCCGGGCGCCGCGTCATCGCAGTCGGCACGACGAGCTTGCGCGCGCTCGAGGGCGCCGCACAGGACGGACCGCTCGAAGCGGGCACCGGCGAAACCGAACTCTTCATCCTGCCCGGCTACCGCTTCCAGGTCGTCGATGCGTTGATCACGAATTTCCACCTGCCGAAATCGACGCTGCTGATGCTGGTATCGGCGTTCGCGGGCCTCGAGCCGATGCGTCGCGCCTACACGCACGCCGTCGGTCACTCCTACCGATTCTTCAGCTACGGCGATGCCATGTTCATCACCCACCGCAACGATGCAATTTGA
- the tgt gene encoding tRNA guanosine(34) transglycosylase Tgt: MQFELLAQHGAARRGRLTLAHGTVDTPAFMPVGTYGTVKAMTPAALADTGAQICLGNTFHLWLRPGLDVVAAHGGLHRFMNWDRPILTDSGGFQVFSLGALRKISEEGVKFASPIDGAKLFLTPEESMRIQTVLNSDIAMIFDECTPHPATHDEAAKSMQLSLRWARRSRDEFDRLANPNALFGIVQGGMFEDLRDESLAALDAIGFSGYAIGGLSVGEPKEDMARILAHTAPRLPAGRPRYLMGVGTPEDIVAGVAAGIDMFDCVMPTRNARNGWLFTRYGDIKIKNATHKQDTRPLDPSCDCYTCRNFSRAYLHHLHRAGEILGSMLNTIHNLRYYQTLTAELRAAIAAGDLDSHAARFRADRSTGAC, from the coding sequence ATGCAATTTGAACTCCTCGCCCAGCACGGCGCCGCGCGCCGCGGCCGCCTGACACTCGCCCACGGCACCGTCGACACTCCGGCGTTCATGCCGGTCGGCACCTATGGCACCGTCAAGGCGATGACCCCCGCCGCGCTCGCCGACACGGGCGCGCAGATCTGTCTCGGCAACACGTTCCACCTGTGGCTGCGCCCCGGGCTCGACGTCGTCGCGGCGCACGGCGGGCTGCACCGCTTCATGAACTGGGACCGGCCGATCCTCACCGATTCCGGCGGCTTCCAGGTGTTCAGCCTCGGCGCGCTGCGCAAGATCAGCGAGGAAGGGGTGAAGTTCGCGTCGCCGATCGACGGCGCGAAGCTCTTCCTGACGCCGGAAGAGTCGATGCGCATCCAGACGGTGCTGAATTCAGACATCGCGATGATTTTCGACGAATGCACGCCGCACCCCGCGACGCACGACGAGGCGGCGAAGTCGATGCAGCTGAGCCTGCGCTGGGCGCGGCGCTCGCGCGACGAGTTCGACCGGCTGGCGAACCCCAACGCGCTGTTCGGCATCGTCCAGGGCGGCATGTTCGAAGACCTGCGCGATGAATCGCTGGCCGCGCTCGATGCGATCGGCTTCTCCGGCTACGCGATCGGCGGCCTGTCGGTCGGGGAACCGAAGGAAGACATGGCGCGCATCCTCGCCCACACCGCACCGCGCCTGCCCGCCGGTCGGCCGCGCTACCTGATGGGAGTCGGCACGCCGGAGGACATCGTCGCCGGCGTAGCAGCCGGGATCGACATGTTCGACTGCGTGATGCCGACCCGCAATGCGCGAAACGGCTGGCTCTTCACCCGCTACGGCGACATCAAGATCAAGAACGCGACGCACAAGCAGGACACCCGCCCGCTCGATCCGTCGTGCGACTGCTACACCTGCCGCAACTTCAGCCGCGCCTATCTGCACCACCTGCACCGTGCCGGCGAAATCCTCGGCAGCATGCTGAACACCATCCACAACCTGCGCTATTACCAGACGCTGACAGCGGAACTGCGCGCAGCGATCGCCGCCGGCGACCTGGATAGCCACGCCGCGCGCTTCCGCGCGGATCGTTCGACCGGCGCCTGTTGA
- the yajC gene encoding preprotein translocase subunit YajC produces the protein MFISNAYAQAAPAGDPTGGLMGMLPLILMFIVLWFLMIRPQMKRAKEHKAMVAAIAKGDEIVTQGGIAGRVTQVGENFLHVEVADNVNVVVQAQSVTNVLPKGTLKTL, from the coding sequence GTGTTCATTTCCAACGCTTACGCCCAGGCCGCACCTGCGGGCGATCCGACCGGCGGCCTGATGGGCATGCTGCCGCTGATCCTGATGTTCATCGTGCTGTGGTTCCTGATGATCCGCCCGCAGATGAAGCGCGCGAAGGAACACAAGGCGATGGTCGCTGCGATCGCGAAAGGCGACGAAATCGTCACCCAGGGTGGCATTGCCGGTCGCGTGACCCAGGTGGGCGAAAATTTCCTGCACGTCGAAGTGGCCGACAACGTCAATGTCGTCGTCCAGGCCCAGTCGGTCACCAACGTGCTGCCGAAAGGCACGCTGAAGACCCTGTAA
- the secD gene encoding protein translocase subunit SecD yields MNRYPLWKNILIGLVLFFGLIYTLPNFYGEVPAVQVSSGKATLKLDPALVAPIEQTLRDAEVPYDGLFVDGNSIRVRLGSTEDQLRAKDSIEKRLNPDPSDPSYIVALNLLSASPTWLTAIHALPMYLGLDLRGGVHFLLEVDMPGAITKRLDATAGDLRTLLRDKDVRHAGIVREGNTVQLRFRDAAQREAARNAILNSTRDLQLVDRDDGSTDLKLIATLTPVAQQTIRDFAIKQNITTLHNRINELGVAEPVIQQQGANRIVVQLPGVQDVAKAKDILGRTATLEVRMVDDSPGALEAALAGNVPFGTELYTERGGSPLLVRSQVVLTGDRLTDAQPGFDGQTNEPAVHLTLDAAGSRIFRDVTRENVGKRMAILLIEKGKGEVVTAPVIRSEIGGGRVQISGSMTTTEANDVALLLRAGSLAAPMEIIEERTVGPSLGADNIAKGFNSTLWGFIAIAVFMIAYYMLFGLISAIALAANLLLLVALLSLLQATLTLPGIAAMALTLGMAIDANVLINERIREELRNGVSPQAAIHTGYDRAFDTILDSNITTLIAGIALLVFGSGPVRGFAVVHCLGILTSMFSAILISRMLVNLIYGRRRKVESLSIGQIWKPGKAG; encoded by the coding sequence ATGAACCGCTACCCGCTCTGGAAGAACATCCTCATTGGTCTGGTCCTGTTCTTCGGCCTGATCTACACCCTTCCCAACTTCTACGGTGAAGTCCCCGCAGTTCAGGTCTCCAGCGGCAAAGCCACGCTCAAGCTCGACCCCGCGCTGGTCGCCCCGATCGAACAGACGCTGCGCGACGCGGAAGTTCCCTACGACGGCCTGTTCGTCGACGGCAACAGCATCCGCGTGCGGCTCGGGAGCACCGAAGATCAGCTGCGCGCGAAGGACTCGATCGAGAAGCGGCTCAATCCCGACCCCAGCGATCCTTCCTATATCGTCGCGCTGAACCTGCTGTCGGCTTCGCCGACCTGGCTCACCGCGATCCACGCGCTGCCGATGTACCTCGGCCTCGACCTGCGCGGCGGCGTGCATTTCCTGCTCGAAGTGGACATGCCGGGCGCGATCACGAAGCGTCTCGACGCGACCGCCGGCGACCTGCGCACGCTGCTGCGCGACAAGGACGTGCGCCACGCCGGCATCGTGCGGGAAGGCAATACCGTTCAGCTGCGCTTTCGCGACGCCGCACAGCGCGAGGCGGCTCGCAACGCGATCCTCAACAGCACGCGCGACCTCCAGCTCGTCGACCGCGACGATGGCTCGACCGACCTGAAGCTGATCGCGACGCTGACACCGGTCGCCCAGCAGACGATCCGCGACTTCGCGATCAAGCAGAACATCACGACGCTGCACAACCGCATCAACGAGCTCGGCGTCGCCGAACCGGTGATCCAGCAACAGGGCGCCAACCGTATCGTGGTGCAGCTACCGGGCGTGCAGGACGTCGCGAAGGCGAAAGACATCCTCGGGCGTACCGCGACGCTCGAAGTGCGCATGGTCGACGACAGCCCGGGCGCACTCGAAGCCGCACTCGCCGGCAACGTGCCGTTCGGCACCGAGCTCTACACCGAGCGCGGCGGCTCGCCGCTGCTGGTGCGCTCGCAGGTCGTGCTGACCGGCGACCGCCTCACCGATGCGCAGCCCGGCTTCGACGGACAGACCAACGAACCGGCCGTGCACCTGACGCTCGACGCCGCCGGCAGCCGCATCTTCCGCGACGTCACGCGCGAGAACGTCGGCAAGCGCATGGCGATCCTGCTGATCGAAAAAGGCAAGGGCGAAGTCGTCACCGCACCGGTGATCCGCAGCGAGATCGGCGGCGGCCGCGTGCAGATCTCCGGCAGCATGACGACGACCGAAGCGAACGACGTCGCGCTGCTGCTGCGCGCTGGCAGCCTCGCCGCGCCGATGGAGATCATCGAGGAACGCACCGTCGGCCCGAGCTTGGGCGCCGACAACATCGCCAAGGGGTTCAATTCGACGCTGTGGGGTTTCATCGCGATCGCAGTGTTCATGATCGCCTACTACATGCTGTTCGGCCTGATCTCGGCGATCGCGCTGGCAGCGAACCTGCTGCTGCTGGTCGCGCTGCTGTCGCTGCTGCAGGCGACGCTGACCCTGCCCGGCATCGCGGCGATGGCGCTGACGCTGGGCATGGCGATCGACGCGAACGTGCTGATCAACGAACGGATTCGCGAGGAACTGCGCAACGGCGTGTCGCCGCAGGCGGCGATCCACACCGGCTACGATCGCGCGTTCGACACCATCCTCGACTCGAACATCACGACGCTGATCGCCGGCATCGCGCTGCTGGTGTTCGGCTCCGGCCCGGTGCGCGGCTTCGCGGTCGTGCACTGCCTCGGCATCCTGACGTCGATGTTCAGCGCGATCCTGATCTCGCGCATGCTCGTGAACCTGATCTACGGGCGGCGCCGCAAAGTCGAGAGCCTGTCGATCGGCCAGATCTGGAAACCCGGCAAAGCCGGCTGA
- the secF gene encoding protein translocase subunit SecF: protein MEFFRIKKDIPFMRHALTFNIISLITFLLAVFFLATSGLHLSVEFTGGTLVEVTYPEAPELEPIREALGDAGYPDAQVQNFGSARDVLIRLPNRDDLDTARVSELTLATLQSVAGPTPELRRVEFVGPQVGKELATDGAMALLLVIFGIVVYLAIRFEWRFAVSAIIANLHDVIIILGFFAFFQWEFSLPVLAAVLAVLGYSVNESVVVFDRVRETFKKRRNLSTPQVLDHAITSTISRTVITHGSTQIMVLSMLLFGGATLHYFAMALTIGILFGIYSSVLVASPLVMWLGVSREQFVKPKREKEEAVV from the coding sequence ATGGAATTCTTCCGCATCAAGAAAGATATCCCGTTCATGCGCCATGCGCTGACGTTCAATATCATCTCACTCATCACTTTCCTGCTCGCAGTGTTCTTCCTCGCGACCAGCGGCCTGCACCTGTCGGTCGAATTCACCGGCGGCACGCTGGTCGAAGTCACCTACCCCGAGGCGCCCGAACTGGAACCGATCCGCGAGGCGCTCGGCGATGCCGGCTACCCTGACGCCCAGGTGCAGAATTTCGGCAGCGCCCGTGACGTGCTGATCCGTCTGCCGAACCGCGACGATCTGGACACCGCGCGGGTTTCCGAGCTGACCCTAGCGACGTTGCAGTCGGTCGCCGGCCCCACGCCGGAGCTGCGGCGCGTCGAGTTCGTCGGCCCGCAGGTCGGCAAGGAACTCGCAACCGACGGCGCAATGGCGCTGCTGCTGGTGATCTTCGGCATCGTCGTGTACCTGGCGATCCGCTTCGAATGGCGCTTCGCGGTGTCCGCGATCATCGCCAACCTCCACGACGTCATCATCATCCTGGGCTTCTTCGCGTTCTTCCAGTGGGAATTCTCGCTGCCGGTGCTCGCTGCCGTGCTGGCAGTGCTCGGCTACTCGGTGAACGAGTCGGTCGTCGTGTTCGACCGCGTGCGCGAAACCTTCAAGAAGCGCCGCAACCTCTCGACGCCCCAGGTGCTCGACCACGCGATCACTTCGACGATCTCGCGCACGGTGATCACCCACGGCAGCACGCAGATAATGGTGCTGTCGATGCTGCTGTTCGGCGGCGCGACGCTGCACTACTTCGCGATGGCGCTGACGATCGGCATCCTGTTCGGCATTTACTCATCCGTGCTCGTCGCGAGCCCGCTCGTGATGTGGCTCGGCGTATCGCGCGAGCAGTTCGTCAAGCCGAAGCGGGAAAAGGAAGAAGCGGTCGTGTGA